One window from the genome of Pyrus communis chromosome 16, drPyrComm1.1, whole genome shotgun sequence encodes:
- the LOC137721421 gene encoding gibberellin 20 oxidase 2-like: protein MIKPSSMQTMAQPPSPQTQKTQQHKEDDQKPLVFDASVLRYQTEIPSQFIWPDDEKPCKNTPELRVPLIDLGGFLSGDKEAAAKASQLVGEACQKHGFFLIVNHGVNDKLIADAHRCMDDFFGMPLSEKQRAQRKAGESCGYASSFTGRFSSKLPWKETLSFSYSAKKGSTNIIQDYFCNKMGEEFKEFGRVYQDYSEAMSTLSIGIMELLGLSLGVDRAYFKEFFDDNDSIMRLNYYPPCQKPEQTLGTGPHCDPTSLTILHQDQVGGLEVFVDDQWHSISPNLNAFVVNIGDTFMALSNGNYKSGLHRAVVNSETPRKSLAFFLCPRDDKVVKPPSGLVDTLSPRKYPDFTWSMLLEFTMKHYRADVKTLQAFSNWVQQKTNQKL from the exons ATGATCAAACCCAGCAGCATGCAAACCATGGCACAACCTCCCTCCCCACAAACGCAGAAAACCCAGCAGCACAAAGAGGATGACCAGAAACCATTGGTTTTTGATGCCTCAGTTTTAAGGTACCAAACTGAAATTCCGAGTCAGTTCATATGGCCCGATGACGAAAAGCCTTGCAAAAATACTCCCGAGCTCCGAGTCCCACTCATAGACTTGGGAGGCTTTCTCTCGGGCGACAAAGAAGCTGCTGCGAAAGCATCGCAACTTGTAGGAGAGGCATGCCAGAAGCATGGATTTTTCCTCATCGTGAACCATGGCGTCAACGACAAGCTCATCGCGGACGCTCACCGCTGCATGGATGACTTTTTTGGAATGCCACTCTCCGAAAAACAGAGAGCTCAAAGGAAAGCAGGGGAGAGCTGTGGCTATGCCAGCAGCTTCACTGGCAGATTCTCCTCAAAACTCCCGTGGAAAGAGACTCTCTCGTTCAGCTACTCCGCCAAAAAAGGCTCAACCAATATTATCCAAGATTATTTTTGCAACAAAATGGGAGAAGAATTCAAGGAATTCGG GAGGGTTTACCAAGATTATAGTGAGGCGATGAGCACACTTTCTATTGGGATCATGGAACTTCTGGGACTGAGCCTTGGAGTCGACAGAGCTTACTTCAAGGAGTTTTTCGATGACAATGATTCGATAATGAGGCTTAATTACTACCCACCGTGTCAGAAACCTGAGCAGACTTTAGGCACTGGCCCTCATTGTGACCCAACTTCTTTGACCATTCTTCACCAAGACCAAGTTGGAGGCCTTGAAGTCTTTGTTGATGATCAATGGCACTCCATTAGCCCTAATTTAAATGCCTTTGTAGTCAACATTGGTGACACCTTCATG GCTCTTTCAAACGGGAATTACAAGAGCGGGCTGCACAGGGCAGTGGTGAACAGTGAAACACCAAGGAAGTCTCTTGCATTCTTCTTGTGTCCGAGAGACGATAAAGTCGTGAAGCCGCCGAGCGGGTTGGTAGATACTTTGAGTCCGAGAAAATACCCGGATTTCACATGGTCGATGCTGCTGGAGTTCACAATGAAGCATTACAGAGCCGACGTGAAAACCCTGCAAGCCTTCTCAAACTGGGTTCAACAGAAAACCAACCAAAAACTGTGA